A single window of Nicotiana tomentosiformis chromosome 1, ASM39032v3, whole genome shotgun sequence DNA harbors:
- the LOC104092206 gene encoding gamma conglutin 1-like: MASSIIHFLLTFLALSNLVFLSKSEVTSTRAPFKPNGLVLPVYKDSATGLHIANITKRTPQRSLPFLIDLNGRFLWVNCETNYLSNTYFAPFCRSTQCSRAGVHSCNKCFSPSPRPGCHNNTCAVTTTNPLTRQTAISEIAQDSLSIQSISTTQGSNTGPLVTIRHFLFACSPSSLLQGPLPRNVQGVAGLGHDSVSLPIQLASHFGLPRQFALCLPSSSQKNGAIFFGASGSYETQPGLDVSRNLTYTPLIIGAQGEYFIPVRSIRVNNKPVPLNRSSLISTRSQNFGGAKISTIRPYTVLEHNIFTAFTQFFANQLSGVSRVNPISPFGLCFNSNNLTSTNVPNIDFVMQNRNVTWTITRANSMVQARPGVSCLAFVDGGENRKNPIVIGVHQLEDNFVQFDLVKSRLGFSSSLLSRNTSCSNFNFTTSTSFVDENME, from the coding sequence ATGGCCTCATCAATCATTCACTTTCTTCTTACTTTCTTAGCTCTCTCAAATCTTGTTTTTCTATCAAAATCAGAAGTTACTAGTACTAGAGCCCCCTTCAAACCTAATGGCCTAGTTTTACCAGTGTATAAGGATTCTGCCACAGGTCTTCACATAGCTAACATCACAAAAAGAACTCCCCAGCGATCACTACCATTTCTCATTGACTTGAATGGCAGGTTCTTGTGGGTAAATTGTGAAACAAACTATCTTTCGAACACCTATTTTGCTCCCTTTTGTCGCTCAACTCAATGTTCTCGCGCTGGTGTTCATTCTTGCAACAAATGTTTCTCTCCTTCACCTAGACCTGGTTGCCATAACAACACTTGTGCTGTTACAACAACAAACCCTTTAACTCGCCAAACTGCCATTAGCGAAATTGCTCAAGATTCTCTCTCAATTCAGTCCATTAGTACTACTCAAGGTTCAAATACTGGTCCTTTAGTTACTATCCGTCATTTCCTCTTTGCTTGTTCGCCTTCATCGTTGTTACAAGGTCCTTTACCTAGAAATGTTCAAGGAGTAGCTGGATTAGGCCATGACTCTGTCTCTCTCCCAATTCAACTTGCTTCTCATTTCGGATTGCCTCGTCAATTTGCCTTGTGCTTACCCTCTTCCTCACAGAAAAATGGTGCAATCTTTTTCGGGGCTAGTGGATCATATGAAACGCAACCAGGACTAGATGTGTCACGAAATTTAACCTACACACCATTAATCATTGGTGCACAAGGCGAATATTTCATCCCAGTGAGATCGATAAGGGTAAATAACAAGCCTGTCCCGCTGAACCGTTCATCTTTAATTTCAACGAGGAGTCAAAACTTTGGTGGTGCAAAGATTAGTACTATAAGGCCATACACAGTTCTTGAGCACAACATTTTCACTGCTTTCACTCAATTTTTCGCGAACCAACTCTCTGGGGTTTCTCGAGTGAATCCAATATCACCATTCGGACTGTGTTTCAATTCCAACAACTTGACAAGCACCAATGTTCCAAACATCGATTTTGTCATGCAAAATAGGAACGTTACGTGGACTATTACTAGGGCAAATTCAATGGTGCAAGCACGACCTGGTGTGTCTTGCTTGGCTTTTGTTGATGGAGGAGAAAATCGCAAGAATCCTATTGTTATAGGGGTACATCAACTAGAAGATAACTTTGTTCAGTTTGATCTTGTGAAGTCCAGATTGGGTTTTAGTTCTTCCTTACTGTCACGTAACACTAGTTGTTCTAACTTCAACTTCACTACTTCCACCTCCTTCGTCGATGAGAATATGGAGTGA
- the LOC108944436 gene encoding uncharacterized protein — MTSKESDTGVIDPPREIVESESELKEEVHRLKHQMAKMYQALIRGHPPPSFPANYTENPPSIPPLSQAQVPITIDLSPQHAPGFTPYHNYLGTSSQYFYALPAKTMSYPAPISAPVFVAPPQATLHRSSSEPTFQAPYAYYYAPEPTFKVLDPYPYTPHFEPPIEAKKSSKNVGQDEIFRKVKSLEQSWKNVQGIESQVSMAYKDLCLFHDVQLPVGFKMPKFDLYDGHGDPVAHLRGFCSKMRGAGGKDELLMAYFSQSLNAKNLEWYTRQDSSRWYTWDDLAQAFARHFQYNIDIVPDHLSLTKVEKKPSESFREYGFRWREQVARVNPPMEEDEMVEYFLQALEPTYFGHLISAIGKSFNDVVKMGGMVEEGLKSSKIMSYSAINATTQAIQNGTGSLLGKKKKDDVAMFVSGSWRGPAGSPHQYTHPRPQPQSYTQAPYNPFQHYLPPQDPQYSVRPPQYHVHHALSYAQPPPYPQWRAPTPQNPYPPPQPYRNPTGLSFRPRPDYRKERQQWKETFTPLGEFYTNLFQRLRQLDVLRPIESKIQNPPPRNLDYSLRCTYCSDAPGHDIEKCWHLKREIQELIDTNQIVVQSPEAPNINKNPLPAHTETHMIEITHKDGEPKSSSKSVMMIRASKSNSVKVPDSAKAMPLTVEGAMENISTLNVKPFVLVVKGPPDDVGASQEKQKVVVPGILGKPVIIVKGARITPVIIKSVTQLPMIDTKAVPWNYKQVIVTYKGKEVEEEVNETGRLTRSGRCFTQRN, encoded by the coding sequence atgactagcaaagaatCGGACACAGGTGTTATTGACCCGCCGAGGGAGATTGTAGAATCAgagtctgaattgaaagaggaggtccATAGGTTGAAACATCAAATGGCGAAAATGTATCAGGCCTTGATCAGGGGACATCCTCCACCTTCATTCCCTGCCAACTATACAGAAAACCCTCCTTCCATTCCACCACTGTCACAAGCCCAGGTTCCCATTACAATTGATCTTTCCCCTCAACATGCACCAGGCTTTACCCCTTACCACAACTACCTTGGCACCTCGTCCCAATATTTTTATGCTCTACCAGCCAAAACAATGTCATACCCTGCTCCGATATCGGCTCCTGTTTTTGTAGCTCCTCCACAAGCTACCCTCCACCGATCCTCTAGTGAACCCACATTCCAAGCTCCATATGCTTACTATTATGCTCCAGAACCAACCTTCAAGGTCCTGGATCCTTATCCCTACACCCCTCACTTTGAGCCACCTATTGAAGCCAAGAAATCGTCTAAGAACGTGGGGCAAGATGAGATATTTAGGAAAGTAAAGAGTTTAGAGCAATCTTGGAAGAACGTGCAAGGGATAGAAAGCCAAGTAAGTATGGCTTACAAGGATTTGTGCTTATTCCATGATGTCCAATTGCCCGTTGGGTTCAAGATGCCTAAGTTTGACCTGtacgatggacatggagatcccgtggcccatttgagaggctttTGCAGCAAGATGAGAGGCGCCGGTGGGAAAGATGAATTATTAATGGCGTATTTCAGTCAGAGTCTGAATGCGAAGAATCTGgaatggtacacccgccaagactctagcaggtggtacacatgggacgacttggctcaggcctttgctcggcactttcagtacaatatagacattgtTCCAGATCAcctatctttgaccaaggtagagaagaagcccagtgagagctttagggaatatggtttcagatggagagaacaagttgcacgggtcaatcctccaatggaagaagatgagatggtcgagtactttcttcaagccctagagcctacttactttggccatttgatctcagccataggtaagtccttcaacgatgtggtaaagatgggaggaatggtggaagaaggactcaagtcaagcaagatcatgagctactccgCTATAAACGCAACCACACAGGCAATTCAAAATGGCACCGGAagcctgttaggcaaaaagaagaaagatgatgtcGCTATGTTTGTCTCTGGATCATGGCGTGGCCCAGCGGGTTCGCCTCACCAGTACACCCATCCTCGACCCCAACCTCAATcctacacccaagctccatataatccattCCAACATTATCTCCCACCACAAGACCCACAATATTCAGTCAGACcaccccaataccatgttcaccacGCACTGTCATATGCGcaaccccctccttacccgcaatggcgtgctccaactccacaaaatccttATCCACCCCCACAACCATACCGAAACCCTACTGGTCTAAGCTTTCGACCAAGGCCGGATTATAGAAAAGAGAGGCAGCAATGGAAAGAAACAttcacccctcttggagagtTCTATACCAATTTGTTTCAGAGGTTGAGGCAGTTGGACGTGTTGAGGCCGATTGAGTCAAAGATACAAAATCCACCTCCAAGGAATCTTGATTATTCCCTCAGATGCAcatattgttctgatgccccAGGGCACGACATAGAGAAGTGTTGGCATTTGAAGAGGGAAATTcaagagcttattgatacaaatcaaattgtggtccagagcccagaggcgccaaacatcaacaaaaatcctttgccggcccatacagagacacatatgattgagataactcataaggatggggagcccaagagttcttccaagtctgtcatgatgatCCGTGCAAGCAAAAGTAATTCAGTTAAGGTTCCAGATTCTGCAAAAGCAATGCCCTTGACAGTTGAAGGGGCGATGGAGAATATAAGCACTCTCAATGTGAAACCATTTGTATTGGTTGTGAAAGGGCCTCCAGATGATGTTGGAGCGAGCCAGGAAAAGCAAAAAGTGGTTGTGCCAGGGATCCTGGGCAAGCCTGTCATAATCGTGAAAGGGGCTCGTATTACCCCCGTTATTATTAAGTCAGTGACCCAATTACCAATGATTGACACAAAGGCCGTCCCGTGGAATTACAAACAGGTGATAGTGACATataaagggaaagaagtagaggaagaagtcaatgaaacCGGAAGGCTGACTCGTTCTGGGAGATGTTTTACCCAGAGGAACTGA